The window GACGATGCACCGGTTCAGGGCGACCGGGCCGTCTTCCATATCGACATCATGAACCCCTGCTGGATCTGGGAAGGGGCGGACCTGTCGCGCGGTGCCACCCTGACGGCGCGCATCGGCCAGGTGCCGTTCAACTTCCAGATCGGCGAGGAAAAGAGCAAGATCCCGCTGCGCAAGCCGTCGACGGCCGAGGGTGAACTGGAAGTCCTGCTGGGCTGCGAGGGCGAGCGCATCGCCGCGATCCCGCTCGGCAAGGCCGCCAGGGAACCAGCCCTGTCGACCGTGTCCGGCAAGATTCCGGCCCGACCGGGTCGCCACGACCTTTGCCTGATGTTCACGGCCCGGAGCGTCGATCCGACCTTTGCGATCGATCGGGTCACGCTCAAGCCCAACTAGACTGTCGAGAGAGTACAAGTTTCGTGTCCAACCTCGTTCTCTCAGCGCCGCTTAAGGGCTGGATCGCGCCGCTCGACGAGACGCCCGATGCGGTGTTCGCCGAGCGCATGCTGGGCGACGGCCTAGCGATCGATCCCACCGGTTCGAGCCTGCACGCGCCCTGTGACGGCGTGGTGCTGACCGTGCACCGGGCCCGCCATGCCGTGACCCTGCGCGCCGCCAATGGCGCGGAGATCCTGATGCATCTCGGTCTGGAGACCGTCGCACTGGAGGGGGCGGGATTCGAGGTTCAGGTGCGTGAGGGCCAGAGCGTCAAGGCCGGAGACCCCCTGATCGCCTTCGATCTCGACTTCCTGGCCCAGAACGTCCGTAGTCTGATGACCCCGATCGTCATCACCAATCCTGACGCATTCCAGATCGTTCATCGCGAGCAGGATCACGCCATTGAGATCGGCGACACCCTGATGGAGCTGCGCGCCATTGCCGCTCCCCTTGCGGTCGCGAGCACGGCCAACGCCACGATCGAACGCTCGCTGCGGGTGCCCCTGGTCCATGGCATACACGCCCGACCCGCCGCCCGGATTGCCGAGACGGCCCGTCGCTTTGAGGCCGAAACCGCCCTGATCGCCGGCGGTCGGCGCGGCAGCGCCCGCAGCCCGGTCGGCCTGTTGTCGCTGGCCATTCGTCACGGTGATGAGATCTCCGTGGTCGCCAGCGGTGTAGACGCCGAGGCCGCCCTGGCTGCCCTCGCCGACTTGATCGAGAGCGGGATGGGCGAAGGCGGACCCGTACCCCTGGCGGATGCACCGACCGTGCGGGCATCGCCTGCGCCGGTTGCGGAGGTTCAAGCTGAAACCTGGCCGACCGATGGCGTGTTCAAGGGCGTCCTCGCCGCGCCGGGTCTGGCGATCGGCAAGGCCGTGCGCCTGTCTGCCGCCGAGATCAGCGTGCGCGAGGCGGGGGATGGGGTCGCGATCGAACAGACCGCCCTGACCGAGGCCCTCGGCACGGTGCGCAGCCGCCTGGAGACGGCCGCGACCAAGGGCGACAAGGCGCGCAAGGCGATCCTGGTTGCCCATCTGGCTTTCCTCGAGGATCCGGAACTCGCGGCCGGAGCGCGCGGCCTGATCGACCAGGGCAAGAGCGCCGGCTTTGCCTGGCGCAAGGCCGTCGGAGGCTATGTCGAGGCGCTGCGCGGCCTCGGCGATCGCCGGCTGGCCGAACGGGTCGACGACCTCATCGATCTCGAGCGCCAGGTCCTGCGGGCCCTGACCGGGGAAGAAGAAGGCACGGCGAACCTGACCGCCGGCTCGATCCTGCTGGCCGATGAGCTGCTGCCCTCGCAACTGATGGGCGTCGATCCCGACCTGATCGCCGGCTTCTGCACGGCCCGGGGCGGGCCCACCTCGCATGTGGCCATCTTGGCGGCGGCCATGGGCATCCCGGCGCTCGTCGCGGTCGGCGGCGCGGTGATGACGGTGGCCGACGGTACCGCCCTGATCCTGGATGCCGACAGCGGCCAGTTGCGTGTCGCCCCCGATGCGCCTGCGCTCGAGGCGGCCCAGACCCGGCTGGCCCAGCGCCAGGAACGCAAGGCGCGCGCCAAGGCCTCGGCCCACCAGATCTGTGTCACCCGCGACGGTCAGCGCATCGAGGTCTACGGCAATGTCGGCTCCCTGAATGACGCCCTGGCCGCCACGGCCAATGGGGCCGAAGGCAGCGGCCTGTTGCGGACAGAGTTTCTGTTCCTCGAGCGCGACACGCCGCCCGACGAGGACGAACAGGCCCGCCAGTACCAGGCCATCGCCTCGGCCCTCGACGGCAAACCGCTGATCATCCGCACGCTCGATGTCGGCGGCGACAAGGCCGCGCCCTATCTGCCGATCCCGGCCGAGGAAAATCCGGCCCTGGGCCTGCGCGGTGTCCGGGTCAGCCTCTGGCGGCCGCATCTGCTGAAGACCCAGATCCGCGCCATTCTGCGGGTTCGCCCGGCCGGTCAGTGCAAGATCATGGTCCCGATGATCGCCAGCCTCGACGAGCTGCGTGCGGTTCGGGCTGTGCTCGACGAGGCCAAGCGGGAGCTGGGGATCACGGACAGGGTCGAACTGGGCGTGATGATCGAGACACCGGCTGCGGCCGTGACCGCCGATCTGATCGCAGCCGAGGCCGACTTCCTGTCGATCGGCACCAATGATCTGACCCAGTACGTCCTGGCCATGGACCGGGGCAATCCCGAGCTGGCCGCCCGCATCGACGCCCTGCATCCGGCGGTCCTGCGGATGATTGCCCAGACCTGCGCCGGCGCGGCCCGCAATCATCGCTGGGTCGGGGTCTGTGGCGGGGCGGCGTCTGACCTGCCTGCTGTCCCGATCCTGCTGGGTCTGGGCGTTACCGAGCTCTCGGCCACGGCCGCCGCTGTGCCGGAGGTCAAGGCCCTGGTGCGCAGCCTCGACCTTGAGGCCTGCCGGGCCCTGGCCGCCCAGGTGCTTGACCTGACCTCGCCAGAGGCGGTCCGGGACGTCGCCAATCGCTTTCTGGCCGGAGTCTAAGCGATGAAATCGCCGCTCGAAGTCCTCCAGCCCCTGGGCCGGGCCCTGATGCTTCCCATCGCGGTGCTGCCGGTGGCGGCCCTGCTCCTTCGCATCGGCCAGCCCGACCTGCTGGGGGCACCGGAACTGGCCGCCATGACCGGCGGTCTGTCCCTGGCCATCGCCAATGTGTTCGGCGCGGCCGGCGGAGCGATCTTCTCCAGCCTCGGGCTGATCTTTGCCATCGGCGTCGCTGTGGGCCTGGCGCGCGAGAACCATGGTGCCGCAGGCCTGGCCGGTGTCGTCTGTTACGTCATCGCCACCAAGGGGATCGACGCCCTGATCGTCGTGCCGCCGGCCGTCGCCGCTGCGGTCGTCGAGAGTGCCCGCGATCTCACCATCGCAGCCTGGAAAGCCAAGGAGATCGGCAAGCTGTCGATCCCGGTCGGTATTCTGTCCGGGGTGATCAGCGGCGGGCTCTATAATCGCTATTCCAATATCAAGCTGCCGGAATATCTGGCCTTTTTCGGCGGCCGGCGGTTTGTGCCGATCGTCGCAGGTCTGGCCGGCGTGGGCTTGGCCCTGCTGTTCGGCTTCTGCTGGAGCTATCTCGAAGCCGGGGTCGACGGCCTCAGCGGTCTGGTCATCGCCTCGGGCGATGTCGGACTGTTCGTCTATGGCCTGCTGAATCGCCTGCTGATCGTCACTGGCCTGCACCACATCCTCAACAATGTGGTCTGGTTCATCCTCGGCGATTTCAATGGCGCGACCGGAGACCTCAACCGCTTTGCCGCCGGCGATCCCACCGCCGGGGCCTTCATGAGCGGGTTCTTCCCGGTGATGATGTTCGGCTTGCCTGCCGCCTGCCTGGCCATGTTCCATACGGCCCGGCCGGAGCGCCGCAAGGCGGTCAGCGGCATGCTGGGCTCGCTGGCCCTGACCTCATTCCTGACCGGCGTGACCGAGCCGATCGAGTTCTCGTTCATGTTCCTGGCCCCGGTGCTCTACGCCGTTCACGCGGTGCTGACGGGCCTGTCCATGGTGATCATGAACCTGCTGGACGTGAAGCTGGGCTTCGGGTTCTCGGCGGGTCTGTTCGACTATGTCCTGAACTTCAACAAGGCGACGCGGCCCCTGCTGCTGATCCCGGTCGGCCTCGTCTATGGTGCGATCTATTACGGCGTTTTCCGCTTCGTGATCGTGCGCTTCGACCTCAAGACCCCGGGGCGCGAGCCGGATGATGCCCTTGCCGTGCCTGTCGCCGCCTCAGCCGGCGGACGGGGCGAGGACTTCCTGATCGCCCTGGGCGGCGCGGCCAACCTCGTTTCGGTCGACGCCTGCACGACCCGGCTGCGGCTGGTGGTGACCGGGGCGGGCGTCGTGGACGAACCTCGGCTCAAGGCCCTGGGGTCCCGCGGGATCGTGCGGCCTTCGGACCGGGCCCTGCAGGTCGTGCTCGGGCCGATCGCCGACCAGGTGGCCAGCGAGATCCGGGCGGCCATGGGCAGCGCATCGGTCAGCGCCCCAGCGTCCGCGGCCACAGCGCCTGCACCGGCCCTGGGGACCCCTGCACCGGCGGGCGACCGCGCCCTGGCCGAGGGGCTCGCCAGCGCCCTGGGCGGGGTGCGCAATATCGAGGAACTGGGCAGCTGTACCAGCCGCCTGCGCCTGGTGCTGCGCGACCCCCAGGCCGTCGATGAGGCCGCCCTGAGGCAGCTCGGCGTGCGGGGCGTGGCCCGGATCGGTGAACGGACCGTCCACGTGGTGCTGGGGCCCCAAGCCGACGCGATGGCCGAAGCCATTCGCCAGTTGCCCGCGTGATCCTCAGCCGCCGGACTGCGCTGGTCGGTGCCGGGGCTGCGGCCCTGACGCCGTCCCTGGGCCGGGCCGCTGAGCCGACCGCCTGGCTGAACCGTCCAAAGGTCTGGACCGCCACAGGTTCGGGTCTGAGCCTGAGGGCCGAAAGCGGATCGGACTTCTGGCGCAAGACCCTGTCCGAAGGGCGTAACCTCGACAGTGGCCATTTCTACTTCCGCGAGATTGTCGGCGATTTCATCAGCACCGTGACGGTTGAAGCCGACTATGGCGCTGACGCCGATCAGACGGGCCTGATGGTCCGCGTCGATGCCGAGACCTGGATGAAGAGCGGGATCGAGTGGCTGTCGGGCCAGCCCCATGCCGCGAGCGTCTTCACCCGCGACTGGTCCGACGGCTCCGTGACCCGACTGGAGGGCTGGACGGGACCGGTCACGCTGCGTGTCACCCGCCGCGGACCGATCCTGACCTGTGGCTATGGCCGCACCGGCCAGGCCCTGTTCGACGCGCGACTGGGCTACCTGCCCATGGGCAGGAGCGTTCAACTGGGCCTGACCGCCTGCGCGCCGTTTGGCCCGGGTTTCGAGGCGCGGTTCTCGGACTGGGCGGTCAGCAGCGCCTAGTCCGTATAACCGAGCTCGGCGATCACCTTGGCCAGGGCCCTGGCCTGCGGTTCGAGCGCCTGGTGGTAGAGCCGCCAGCGTCCGATGGAGCGGTCATTGAGGGGCTCGCTGACCTGGGCGTAGCTCGGCGTCGGGGCATAGCGGCGGTTTTCGTGAAAGCGCAGGCAGGCCGGTTCGAAGGCCAGATCCAGATGGGCCAGCAGTCTCCGGGTCCAGGTCTCCTGATCGGCCACCAGGTCCTCATAGCGGAGGGTCAGGGCCGTTTCGCCCAGGGTACGGGCATAGCGTCCGGTCAGCGCGTGGACGGCCTGCATGTGGTGGGCGATGTCCGTGATCCGATAACCGCAAGAGTCGCCATGGGTCAGGTTGTGCGACAGCATCGACACCGCCGTGTCCAGGGGATGGCGGACCATGCGGACCTGTCTGGCCTCCGGGAAGGCGGCGCGGATCACCGGCGTCCAGACCTCGCTGAGCGGCATCTTGTCGGTGAACAGCGGCTTGCCGGGGCCTCTCAGGCCGAAGGCCGCCGCCCGCTCCAGATAGAGGTCCCGCAGGGCTTCGGCGACGCCGGGCGTCCAGAGCGCTTGCAGGCCGCCAAACCGGCTTTCCAGGGCCGTGACCATCTCGTTGACGAAGGGCAGTTCGCCGCCTGCGGCTATGGCCGAGTGGCTGGTCAGCACCTGCTCGACCATCGTCGTGCCCGAGCGCGGGAAGCCGAAGACGAAGACCGGCTGCGCGCCTTCGCGGCGGGCCGCCAGGGGCGGTGGACCCAGGGTCTCGACCAGCCGGCCCAGGGTCTCGAATTCCCGCGCCACGGCCGCACCGTCATAGGTCAGGCCGTCCCGCGCCGCCAGGCGCGCCTTGCCCTCGACGAAGTCGGCAAAGGCTTCGGCGGGGCGTCCCAGCCTTTCCTTCAGCCGGCCGCTTTCGAGCAGGGCGTCGCCGCCCTTGCGACCAGGTACGGTCTCGATCACGGCCAGGGCTTCGGCATGGCGCTGCTCGCGACCCAGCTGAACCGCGCGTCTCAGGGTGACGTCGAACCCGGCCGCCGCAGCCCGATCCAGCAGGGTGCGGCTGGCGGCCAGATCGCCGAGGGCCTCGCGCAGCCGCGACCAGTGGGCCAGAGTCAGGCCATCGCCGGGGGCCAGACGGTCAGCCCGGGCCAGCAGGGGCTCGGCCGCTTCCAGCCGGCCCTGTTCGATCAGGTTGGCGGCCAGGGCGACCTGAGTGGGAGGGTGATCGCCGACCAGATCCAGGGCCTGTTTGAACGCGGCCTCGCCGCCGGGCAGATCGCGCCGTTCCGTCAGCAGGGTTCCGAGCAGGGCGCAGGCCTGGGGATTGGCGGGATTGCGGGCCAGGGCGTCGCGGACGACCGCCTCGGCCTCGGCCTTGCGACCCAGGCCCGCCAGCAGGATCGCCAGATCGTCCCGCGGCCAGTCCAGGTCGGGGGCCAGGATGAGGATGCGCTCCAGCAGCCGCTTTGCCTCCAGAACCTCGCCACGTTGCTGGCAGACCAGGACCAGGATCTCGAGAGCGTCGACATCATCGCCGTCTGCCGCCAGCCGCTTCCGCGCCGCCGCCAGGGCCGCCTCGACCTGCCCGCGATTGAGCTGGTCGCGCGCCTGGGCGATCAGCGGATGAGGAGGCGCATCGGCCGGCATGCGGTCAGATGGACTTTTGAAAGACGTGAAGGGAGCCCTGAACCGGCGCTGTGCCCTCATGGCGCAGGGCGAGGGACTCCTGGTCCAGCAGGGTCCAGCCCGCACCGGCCGCCTGCGCGACATAGGCATCGGCGTGGGCGAAGCGGCCGGAGCTCAGCAGGGTCCAGGTTCCCGTGCCCGACTCCGTGCTGAGGGTGAAGAGGCCGCCCGGGCGCAAGGCCCCAGCCGCCGCCCTGAAGAGGTCGGACAGATCGCCGAAATAGATCACCATGTCGGCGGCGAAGATCAGATCGAAAGCGCCCGGATGGTCTGTCAGAAACGCGATCGCCTCGCCCTGGACCAGGGCGTCATAGCCGCCCCGGGCCCGGGCGTGGTCCAGCATGGCACCGGACAGGTCCACGCCGGTCAGGTGGCCCCCGAACTGGGCCAGGGCCGGGGCGGAGAGCCCGGTCCCGCACCCGAGGTCGAGGATCGCGCCGAACGACCCGACATGGCGGGCGACGAGCTCGGCCATCCGTTCGGGCGCGCGATAGTTCAGCAGGTTGACCAGCTGATGGTCAAACTTGTCGGCGAAACTGTCGAAATGAGCCTCGACATAGGCGGGCGGGGCCCGATCGACCGCCGCCCCGCTGACCGCCTGCAGCAGATAGGCCTGGATCTGGTCATCCGGCTGCCGGGCCAGCCGCCAGGCGCCCAGGGCAGCCGCGGCCTCGGCGTGGCCGAACACCCCCAGGATCGCGAAGGCCTCCCTGGCAATGACCTCGATGTCCTCGGCCCCTTCGCCGGCCAGGGCAGCATAGCGTTCCAGGGCTGCCTCGACGGAGCCTTCGATCATGGTCGCGAAAGTGCGGGCCCGGGCATGGGTCAGGCGGGCATTGGTCGCCAGGGGTTCAAGGGCCGCAGCCCGTTCGAAGGCCTCTGCGCAGCCGGCGAAGTCGCCGGTCATGTAAAGACCCTGGGCCAGGCAGGCCTGCCAGAGAGCCGGTGCGTCTGGCGTCGCCGCCGCCGCCCGCAAAGGTGCGACAGCCTCGGCAAAGTCTCGCGTCGCCATATAGGACAGACCCAGGCCCAGATGCGCCTCGCCCAGAGCCGGGTCGAGCGCCAGGGCCCTGGTAAAGGCCGTGCGGGCCTCGGTGTGGCGGCCGTCATTGCTGGCCTCGACAGCCTGCTGCAACCAGTCCTCGGCGCTGAAGTCGTCGGTCAAGAATACCTCTGCAGGAAGATTGCCTTCAACGATTGTCAGGCGGCTGCGGTCGCGCACACTGCGAGTTTAGAGCTTCCCCTATCCAATGGGAATCGTGGATATCGTCTGGCTGGGCGCGTCGAGCCCGGAGCGGCTCAAGGCTGAATCCGCCCTGGCCTGTCAGCATTTCAAGTAAGGCCTGCCTGACCAAGGCGGGCTGACGGCTACGAACGGGACACCATGAACGACACGCCTGCTATCGACCCGTCGGACGCCGCCGCCAACCATGGTGAGGCCGTTCGACTGCACAGGCTGGGCCAGATCAATGCCGCCGTGCCCTATTACAAGGCTGTTCTGGCCCTGATGCCGCATGAGCCGGACAGTCTGCATAATCTTGGCCTGATTGCGCAGGCTCGCGGCGACCTTTCGAGCGCAATGCGCCTCTGGTCATTCTGCATCGCCCACAATCCGGGCCGGGCCAACACCCATAATGCCATGGGTGGTCTGCTGGCCCGGGTGGGCCGTCTCGACCAGGCCCTGGCGGCCCATGATCAGGCGCTCGCGATTGCACCGGACGATATCGATGGCCTCATTTCGAGGGGCAATCTGCTGGTCCGGCTCGGCCGCAATGATGAAGCCCTGGTCGCCTATGACCGGATCATCGAGATCCGGCCTGAGCTGCCGGCGCCCCACGCCAATCGTGCCGGTCTCCTGGCTGTCCTGAAACGGCCCCGGGAGGCCATCGAAAGCTGCCGCAATGTGCTGAGGCTGGAACCGACCAGCGCCGTGGCGGAGAGCCTGAAGTATCGCGAACAGATCAAGATCTGCGACTGGTCCGATCATGCCGAAACCATGGCCGCCTTTGAGCAGCGCATCCTGACTTTCAGTGACGATCCCCATGCGGTCCTGGCCCGCTGCGATGATCCCCTGGCGCAAAGGCTGTGCTCTGAGACCTATCTCGGAAAACGCTTTCCGGTGCCGGTCCAGCCTCTGTGGACCGGTGAGGTCTATCGCCATGACAAGATCCGAATCGCCTATGTATCATCGGATTTCCGCGACCATCCCGTCGCCCATCTGGTCGCCGGGCTGTTCGAACGGCACGACCGCGACCGTTTCGACATTACGGCCTATGCCCTGTCCCCCAGCATTGGTGACGTGCATCGTCTGCGCATCGAGGCCGCCTTCCCGGAATTCCATGATGTCTCCGGTGCCAGCGACCTGGAGATCGCCCAGCGGATCCGGGCGGCCGAGACGGACATCCTGATCGATCTCAACGGTCTGACCGGCCACCTGCGGCCGTCGATCTTTGCGGCCCGACCGGCTCCGATCCAGATCAACTATCTCGGCTATCCGGGGACCGTCGGCCACGGCCTGGTCGACTATATTCTGGCCGACCCAATCGTTGCGCCGCGCGGGCGCGAAGAGGCCTATTGCGAGCAGATCATCCGTCTGCCGCACGCCTACCAGATCAATGACGATCGGAAGGTTATCGCGGCAGAGACGGTCTCGCGACACCAGGAGGGCCTGCCGGAAACTGGCTTCGTGTTCGCCAGCTTCAACGCCCACTACAAGATCAGCCCTCCTGTGTTCGACGTCTGGATGCGGCTGCTCCAGGCCGTTCCAGGCAGCGTGCTCTGGCTTATCGGTGGGCGTGAGGATGCGGTCCTCAATCTGCGCGCGGAAGCCGAGGCTCGTGGGGTGCCTTCGGACCGGCTTGTCTTCTCGTCGAGGGTTGATCTTCAGGACCACCTCGCCCGCCATAGGCTGGCAGATCTCTTTCTCGACACCTTGCCCTACACCGCCCACACCACGGCCAGTGACGCGCTCTGGGCAGGGCTGCCGCTGGTCACCTGCATCGGTGAAGGCTTTGCCGCCCGCGTCGCCGCCAGCCTTCTGACGGCCGTCGGCCTGCCTGAACTGATCACCGACAGTCTGGAAGCCTATGAGGCCCTGGCCCTGGCCCTGGCCCGCGATCCGGATCGGCTACAAGCGCTTCGCCAGCGGCTCATCGACCAGGTTCCGACCACGCCGCTGTTCAACACCGACCTGTCGCGACGTCACATCGAGGCTGCCTATGTCGGGGCCTGGGAGATCTATCAGCGCGGCGAGCAGCCAAAGGCCTTCGACGTCGCGCCCTAGAGCCTCGCAAGCCTGACCCTGGGCCCGATCTGATCGGTCGGGTCCAGCGAAGGCGGCTATTTTTTCAAAGGCAAGTGGCGGAGAGGGTGGGATTCGAACCCACGGTGCCCTTCCAGGCACGCCGCATTTCGAGTGCGGTACATTCGACCACTCTGCCACCTCTCCATGGGTGCCTTTTCGAGGGTTTTTATACCGCCCGAGGTCGAGGGCGCGATACCTAGCGGGGTCGTGACGGTTACGCAAGTCCCTGTTGGCGGCTTTCTGACGCCGTCAGGCGCGCGGATGCAAAACCATCTGGGTGCAGCGGAAAAGCGCGATGGTCTTGCCGGTCGCTTCGGCCGTGACGACGGCGTCCCAAACCTGGGTGGTGCGGCCGCCGTGCAGAAGACTGGCCTCACAGAGAACCCCGCCCTCGAGGACTGTGCCGAGGAAATTGCTCTTCAGTTCGATCGTGGTGAAGCCTGTGGCTCCCTGCGGCAAAGAGACCACGCAGCCATAGCCGCAGGCGCTGTCGGCCAGGGCGATGACGCTGGCGGCGTGCAGGAAGCCGTTGGGGGCCATGTGGTGTCGGGCGACAGTGAAGCGACCCTTCACATAGCCCGCCCGCGCCTCGAGCCATTCCAGGCCCAGAAGGTCCGGCAGGTGGCCGGACTGGCGCTCGGTCAGTGCGGTGCTGAAATCTTCGGACATGGCGCGCTTCCCGGGGACTGGAAGATCCAGCCTAGGGGCGCAGCGTGGACTGTGGCAAGTCCGTTTTCAAAAAGAACTTATATCGGTCGGCGGGAAGCGCAGCCCGCCTTCGCCTTCCGGCGGCAGCTTGCCCGAGCGGATGGCGACCCGCAGCGCCTGGGCGGGATAGGGCAGGGGGGGCAGGACGGCATCGGCAGCCTGGCGGGCGGCTACGAAGGTCGGCAGGTCGACGCCATCGCGTAGCTGCACGTTTTCAGCGCGTTGCTGGGCGACGGTGGTGGTGCCGGCACCTTCCCTGGATTGCCAGCCAGCCAGCAGCTGGGTGTCGTCGGGCAGGGACAGGAACTTGCGGGCATCGGCGAACAGGGCCTGGAGATCGGCACCCGGCAGGTCGGCGCGGCCCGTCCCGAGCTCGGGTGCCAGCACCACGTCGCCGGTGAACAGGATGTCGCCGATCTGATAGGCCACAGCCCCGGGCAGGCGGCCGGAGACGGCGTGGGCGGTGATCTCGAGCGCACCCATCGGCAGGACTTCGCCGTCCTGGGCCAGCTTGTCGAAATCCCAGCCCTCCAGATCGACGCCGTGTTCCCCCATGGCTGGAGCCAGGCGCTTGAGGCTCTCGATGACGGCCGCCCCGATACAGACCGAGGCCCCCGTCTCGTATTTCAGATGGCCGGCAGCAGACAGGTGGGTGGCATGCAGGCCCGTCTCCAGGATCCAGGTCGGACCCATGTCGCGTTCGCGGATCTGGGCAATGATGGCGTCGATGAAACGGGTGTCGGTGGCCTGGGTCTCGGGATCGAAATCCAGAACAGGGTCAACGATCGCGCACAGCAAAGTGGCCGGGTCGATCACGAGATAGGTCACCGTCCCGGTGGCGGGATGATGGTGAGCGATGATTTCCGGCTGCATGCGAACGCCTGATAGATCCCGATACGCCACCATGACCGCAAGCCGTTAAGCATCAGCGAACGCGACCCATCATCAATGTGATCGGTTTCAGGCGCGAGGGTCTGCCGTCAGGGAGCCGCCTCGCCGGAGCAGGGACTGGCCTGGCCGCGCATCCGGGTCGCCCACAGCGGTTCGACGAATTGATCCCCGGTCCGGAAGGCCGGGGCGCAGCCCTCGGGCGGCCGTTGCCGATCCCCACCGACCGCGAGGGACACGGCGAGGGACTGATTTTGTCCGCCGCGACCCCAGTATCCGGGTTGGCCCAGGCCGACGTGGCGGCCGTTCCAGCCGCCCTGATCGTAACCGCCCAGTCCATAACCACGGTCATCATAGGGATAGAAGACCGCCGTCTTGCCATAGTCGGTCTGGGAATAGGCCAGGCCCAGGGTCGAGGTCTCGCCGATTGGAATCTGGGCGGCAACATAGGCGCTGCGATAGCCGCCCGTGCCCACCGAGACACCGACGCTGCCGTGGATCCGGCGAACCGATCCGTCTGCGGAGTCCGCGAAGGCCTCCTGGCCGTCGCGGTCTGCCCTGGCGGGCGAAGGGGTCAGGAAGGCCGCGATCTGTTCTTCGGTGGTCAGGGCCCGGACCGGAGGCGTCGGCACGGCCGGTGCGGTCTCGGCCTGGGCGGCGGCTCTGGCGTCCAGCCGGTGGGCGGCCGTCGCAACGGCCTGGTCATCGCCGGCCACGGTCTGGGCAAGGCTGGGGCCGGAGACGGCCAGGCCGGTCAGCAGGGCGAAAAGCAAACGGGACGCGGTCATCAGGGC of the Caulobacter henricii genome contains:
- a CDS encoding tetratricopeptide repeat protein translates to MNDTPAIDPSDAAANHGEAVRLHRLGQINAAVPYYKAVLALMPHEPDSLHNLGLIAQARGDLSSAMRLWSFCIAHNPGRANTHNAMGGLLARVGRLDQALAAHDQALAIAPDDIDGLISRGNLLVRLGRNDEALVAYDRIIEIRPELPAPHANRAGLLAVLKRPREAIESCRNVLRLEPTSAVAESLKYREQIKICDWSDHAETMAAFEQRILTFSDDPHAVLARCDDPLAQRLCSETYLGKRFPVPVQPLWTGEVYRHDKIRIAYVSSDFRDHPVAHLVAGLFERHDRDRFDITAYALSPSIGDVHRLRIEAAFPEFHDVSGASDLEIAQRIRAAETDILIDLNGLTGHLRPSIFAARPAPIQINYLGYPGTVGHGLVDYILADPIVAPRGREEAYCEQIIRLPHAYQINDDRKVIAAETVSRHQEGLPETGFVFASFNAHYKISPPVFDVWMRLLQAVPGSVLWLIGGREDAVLNLRAEAEARGVPSDRLVFSSRVDLQDHLARHRLADLFLDTLPYTAHTTASDALWAGLPLVTCIGEGFAARVAASLLTAVGLPELITDSLEAYEALALALARDPDRLQALRQRLIDQVPTTPLFNTDLSRRHIEAAYVGAWEIYQRGEQPKAFDVAP
- a CDS encoding PaaI family thioesterase, producing MSEDFSTALTERQSGHLPDLLGLEWLEARAGYVKGRFTVARHHMAPNGFLHAASVIALADSACGYGCVVSLPQGATGFTTIELKSNFLGTVLEGGVLCEASLLHGGRTTQVWDAVVTAEATGKTIALFRCTQMVLHPRA
- a CDS encoding MBL fold metallo-hydrolase, which translates into the protein MQPEIIAHHHPATGTVTYLVIDPATLLCAIVDPVLDFDPETQATDTRFIDAIIAQIRERDMGPTWILETGLHATHLSAAGHLKYETGASVCIGAAVIESLKRLAPAMGEHGVDLEGWDFDKLAQDGEVLPMGALEITAHAVSGRLPGAVAYQIGDILFTGDVVLAPELGTGRADLPGADLQALFADARKFLSLPDDTQLLAGWQSREGAGTTTVAQQRAENVQLRDGVDLPTFVAARQAADAVLPPLPYPAQALRVAIRSGKLPPEGEGGLRFPPTDISSF